Proteins from one Flavobacterium sp. N2038 genomic window:
- a CDS encoding alpha/beta fold hydrolase, with amino-acid sequence MKTLLYKNTKISYSDSGTGNTIVLLHGFLENKKMWKEYIDFFSQKYRIITIDLLGHGESDSLGYVHETEDNANVVNEVLEHLKIEKTIILGHSMGGYVGLAFAELYPQKIQKLVLLNSTSKEDSTEKKLNRTRAIKAVKQNYISFVSLAIANLFSENNRTRLAEEIEKVKEQALKTPLQGIVASLEGMKIRKDREWLLKENRFPVLLILGKKDPVLSYEDSLTQIEDTTVELITFDDGHMSQIENKEELKKILTSFFY; translated from the coding sequence TTGTTTTACTTCACGGATTTTTGGAAAACAAAAAAATGTGGAAAGAGTATATTGATTTCTTCTCCCAAAAATATCGCATAATTACGATCGATTTATTAGGGCATGGCGAATCAGACTCTCTGGGCTACGTTCATGAAACGGAAGATAACGCTAATGTTGTAAACGAAGTTTTGGAACATTTAAAAATTGAGAAAACCATCATTCTTGGACATTCAATGGGCGGTTATGTTGGTTTGGCTTTCGCCGAATTGTATCCACAGAAAATTCAAAAATTAGTTTTACTAAATTCAACTTCTAAAGAAGACAGTACCGAGAAAAAACTTAACCGAACACGCGCTATAAAAGCAGTAAAACAGAATTACATAAGTTTTGTGAGTCTTGCAATTGCCAATTTATTCAGCGAAAACAACAGAACCCGATTAGCAGAAGAAATTGAAAAAGTAAAAGAGCAAGCGCTTAAAACTCCATTGCAAGGAATTGTTGCTTCTTTGGAAGGAATGAAAATACGAAAAGACAGAGAGTGGTTACTAAAAGAAAACCGTTTTCCTGTTTTATTGATTTTAGGAAAAAAAGATCCTGTTTTAAGTTATGAAGATAGTCTGACACAAATTGAGGATACAACTGTAGAATTGATCACCTTTGATGACGGACACATGAGTCAGATAGAAAACAAAGAAGAACTAAAGAAGATCCTTACAAGCTTCTTTTACTAA
- a CDS encoding PD-(D/E)XK nuclease family protein encodes MINTSFLEKIATIIIQDYSNKLAETTIILPNKRAKVFLIEALKKETSKTIISPLIISIEDFIQDVASVRSIDSIELLFEFYKVYLSITEKQKQESFELFANWAKTLLQDFNEIDRYLLDPLHVLSYLKDIEDIKRWGIEVENKTKLLENYIDFWKLLPLYYESLYDHLLSKSIGYQGLIYREAVNNLNHFSNAVSEHNFVFAGFNALNAAEEKIVQHLLALDLAKIYWDADQAFLNDPYHDAGLFVRRFKESWKHYKSHPFEWIVDDFSQSKNIQVIGTPKTIGQAKLTGSIIENIITQNPGASLDKVAIVLGEENLLMPVLYSLPASVGALNITMGYSGKNNPSQILIAQLFKMHTNALSRKGESYVYYYKDVLSVLTHPLVAPYANTSNLVRIIKENNYTFITHNKIIELNEKPSELFQLLFKKWDGNAIDVLENFSALLIRIKGNFSNDNEEEKIAKSFVYSVFKVINKLINYYTQHKHINSIQTLHAIYKQIIDLAEVSFEGEPLRGLQIMGVLESRVLDFETVIITSMNEGKFPAGKSQNSFIPYDVKRELGLPTFKEKDAIYTYHFYHLLQRAQNIYLIYNTENDGLDAGERSRFITQLEVEKKAKHNLTFDVYNPVIPNTAYEPIVIPKSEAVMVRLKEIAVAGFSPSALTSYIRNPIDFYFQKILRIREVEEVEENIALNTLGTIIHETLKNLYEPFVGKFISESDITGCFALLDSEVLKQFKLVYKEGEIKKGRNLLAFEVAKRNVSNFLKMELEAIKNGDAIQIIALEQTYERELVHPNLPFPVLIKGNVDRIELRNGKIRIIDYKTGKVEKNNVVLKSWNGLTQELKNDKIIQVLAYAFMFEEKAGNTPIEVGIISFKNLKSGFLPFGFKEEKDLDIVVSNEILKNYIEEIVLLLNEIFDMDIPFEEKLK; translated from the coding sequence ATGATAAATACTTCTTTTTTAGAAAAAATTGCAACGATAATAATTCAGGATTATTCAAATAAACTTGCTGAAACTACTATTATCTTGCCGAATAAAAGAGCTAAAGTTTTTTTAATAGAAGCACTTAAAAAAGAGACTTCAAAAACAATTATTTCGCCTTTAATTATTAGCATTGAAGATTTTATTCAAGATGTAGCATCAGTCAGATCAATAGATTCTATTGAACTTTTGTTTGAGTTTTATAAAGTGTATTTATCTATTACTGAAAAACAAAAACAAGAGTCTTTTGAGTTATTTGCAAATTGGGCGAAAACACTTTTACAGGATTTTAATGAAATTGATCGTTATCTTTTAGATCCACTACACGTTTTATCTTATCTGAAAGATATTGAAGATATAAAAAGATGGGGGATAGAAGTAGAAAACAAAACAAAACTTCTAGAGAATTACATTGATTTCTGGAAACTTCTGCCGCTTTATTACGAGTCACTTTATGATCATTTACTAAGTAAATCTATCGGATATCAAGGATTGATTTATAGAGAAGCTGTTAATAATCTGAATCATTTTTCAAATGCTGTTTCGGAACATAATTTTGTATTCGCCGGATTTAATGCATTAAATGCCGCCGAAGAAAAAATTGTGCAACATTTATTGGCTTTAGATTTAGCTAAAATTTATTGGGATGCAGATCAGGCTTTTTTAAATGATCCTTACCATGATGCCGGGCTTTTTGTTCGTCGTTTTAAGGAAAGTTGGAAACATTATAAATCACATCCTTTCGAATGGATTGTAGATGACTTTTCTCAATCAAAGAATATTCAGGTAATAGGTACTCCAAAAACAATTGGACAAGCTAAACTTACCGGAAGTATTATCGAAAACATTATAACTCAGAATCCTGGTGCATCGCTAGATAAGGTGGCAATAGTATTGGGAGAAGAAAATTTATTGATGCCGGTTTTATATTCATTGCCTGCTTCGGTTGGAGCTTTAAATATAACGATGGGATACTCCGGTAAAAATAATCCTTCTCAAATATTGATTGCCCAATTATTTAAAATGCATACTAATGCGCTTTCTCGTAAAGGTGAAAGTTATGTGTATTATTACAAGGATGTTCTTAGTGTTTTAACACATCCACTGGTCGCTCCCTATGCAAATACAAGTAATTTGGTTAGAATAATCAAGGAGAATAATTACACATTTATTACACACAATAAAATAATAGAGCTTAATGAAAAGCCATCGGAGTTGTTTCAATTATTATTTAAAAAATGGGATGGCAATGCGATAGATGTCCTTGAGAATTTTTCTGCACTTTTAATTCGTATTAAAGGAAATTTTAGCAATGATAATGAAGAAGAGAAAATCGCTAAGTCCTTCGTGTATTCCGTTTTTAAAGTAATTAATAAGCTTATTAATTATTATACTCAACATAAACATATTAACAGTATTCAAACGCTTCATGCAATTTATAAGCAAATTATAGATCTGGCAGAAGTTTCTTTTGAAGGGGAGCCTTTGAGAGGTTTACAGATTATGGGGGTTCTGGAAAGTCGTGTGCTTGATTTTGAAACAGTGATTATAACTTCTATGAATGAAGGTAAATTTCCGGCAGGAAAATCACAAAATTCTTTCATTCCTTATGATGTGAAAAGGGAACTAGGACTACCTACTTTTAAGGAGAAGGATGCTATTTATACGTATCATTTTTATCACTTATTGCAAAGAGCCCAAAACATATATTTGATTTATAATACCGAAAATGATGGTCTGGATGCCGGTGAGCGAAGTCGTTTTATTACACAGCTGGAAGTAGAAAAGAAGGCAAAACACAATTTGACTTTTGATGTTTATAATCCCGTTATACCCAATACTGCTTATGAGCCAATTGTAATCCCAAAATCGGAAGCAGTTATGGTTAGACTGAAAGAAATTGCAGTAGCTGGTTTTTCTCCTTCGGCATTGACAAGTTATATACGAAATCCGATTGATTTTTATTTTCAAAAGATTCTTCGTATTCGTGAAGTAGAGGAGGTTGAAGAAAATATTGCGCTTAATACGCTTGGGACTATAATACACGAGACTTTAAAAAATTTGTATGAGCCTTTTGTTGGGAAATTTATTTCTGAATCTGATATTACAGGCTGTTTTGCTTTGTTAGATAGCGAAGTGCTTAAGCAGTTTAAATTGGTTTATAAAGAGGGTGAAATAAAAAAAGGTCGAAATCTTTTGGCTTTTGAAGTGGCAAAACGTAATGTTTCTAATTTTTTAAAAATGGAATTAGAAGCCATTAAGAATGGAGATGCAATTCAGATTATTGCTTTGGAACAAACTTATGAACGTGAGTTAGTACATCCAAATTTGCCATTTCCGGTTTTAATTAAAGGAAATGTTGACAGGATTGAACTTCGTAACGGAAAAATAAGAATTATCGATTATAAGACCGGAAAAGTAGAAAAGAACAATGTGGTGCTTAAATCATGGAATGGCTTGACTCAGGAGCTTAAAAATGATAAAATTATTCAGGTTTTGGCTTATGCGTTTATGTTTGAGGAAAAGGCTGGAAATACTCCAATTGAAGTTGGAATTATTTCGTTTAAAAATCTTAAATCGGGATTTCTGCCTTTTGGATTTAAAGAAGAGAAAGACTTGGATATAGTGGTAAGTAATGAGATTTTGAAAAACTATATAGAAGAGATTGTTTTATTGTTAAATGAGATTTTTGATATGGATATCCCATTTGAAGAAAAATTAAAATAA
- a CDS encoding ATP-binding cassette domain-containing protein has translation MKKHTLEISGIQKKFGERTILSDVYLKCETSEIIGLLGRNGSGKSTLLKIVAGLESVNDRCVRINSVSLNTKNVLMSEVSYLDQDRFIPNHLSVQKAIYLAIEKENRASFCEDDFIKELLKKKVRHLSTGEARYLEIKIVLWNSSLFALLDEPYNGLSPLMIENINEMIKGCLNKKGIIVTDHNYQNVLKIANKLVLIKDGKTHLIKEKAELVEKGYLTNQSLIG, from the coding sequence TTGAAGAAACATACTTTAGAAATTAGCGGTATTCAGAAAAAATTTGGAGAACGGACAATTCTTTCGGATGTTTATTTAAAATGTGAAACTTCTGAAATTATTGGATTGCTGGGACGAAATGGCTCCGGAAAATCTACATTATTAAAAATTGTAGCCGGCCTTGAATCTGTTAATGACAGATGTGTCCGAATCAATTCGGTTTCTTTAAATACTAAAAATGTATTGATGAGCGAGGTTAGTTATCTGGATCAGGATCGGTTTATTCCCAATCATTTATCGGTACAAAAAGCAATTTATTTAGCAATTGAAAAGGAAAACAGAGCCAGTTTTTGTGAAGATGATTTTATCAAAGAGCTTTTGAAGAAAAAAGTAAGGCATTTATCAACTGGTGAAGCGCGCTATCTGGAAATAAAAATTGTGCTTTGGAATTCGTCTTTGTTTGCATTGCTTGATGAACCATATAATGGACTTTCTCCGTTGATGATCGAGAATATTAACGAAATGATTAAAGGCTGCTTAAACAAAAAAGGAATTATTGTTACGGACCACAATTATCAGAATGTATTAAAAATTGCAAATAAATTGGTATTGATAAAAGATGGAAAGACTCATCTGATAAAAGAAAAAGCTGAACTGGTTGAGAAAGGGTATCTTACAAACCAGTCTTTGATTGGATGA